The following coding sequences lie in one Musa acuminata AAA Group cultivar baxijiao chromosome BXJ3-1, Cavendish_Baxijiao_AAA, whole genome shotgun sequence genomic window:
- the LOC103997118 gene encoding acyl transferase 4-like, protein MEDRAKAAINLHAPNHYIWTSHVLQLLIRHIDKSPLSIAAAMSFAVTRTSRSFVAPCEATPRGSLGLSVIDRMPVLRFTVRLLHVFRHGREPARVIREALSKALVKYYPFAGRFVDDPDGGGEVRVACTGEGVWFVEAKTDCSLEDVKYLGPPLVIPEDALLPMPSPELNPLDVPLMMQVTEFAGGGFVVGLIFGHAIADGIGLAQFLNAVAEIARGLPNPTVEPAWSREVIPNPPKLPTGGPPVFPSFKLLDATVDLSADHINHVKARHLELTGQRCSTFDVTISNLWQSRTRAINLDPGVDVHVCFVANTRHLLRQVLPPEGSYYGNCIYPMTVTASSGRIASAELIDVISIIRDAKARLPDEFAKWFAGDFKDDPYEFSFTYSSLFVTDWTRLGLLDVDYGWGKPLHVIPFAYLDIMAIGIIGAPPAPQKGTRVMTHCVEKEHMQAFLEEMKGFA, encoded by the exons ATGGAAGACAGAGCAAAGGCAGCCATCAACTTGCATGCACCAAACCACTATATATGGACCTCACATGTGCTGCAACTACTCATACGGCACATCGACAAGAGTCCTCTGTCCATAGCTGCAGCTATGAGCTTCGCTGTGACCAGAACAAGCCGGTCCTTCGTCGCTCCATGCGAGGCGACGCCGAGGGGCTCGCTCGGCCTCTCCGTCATCGACCGTATGCCCGTCCTCAGGTTTACGGTGCGGTTGCTCCACGTGTTCAGGCACGGCCGGGAGCCGGCCAGGGTCATCAGGGAAGCACTGTCGAAGGCGCTGGTAAAGTACTACCCCTTCGCGGGTCGGTTCGTGGACGATCCCGACGGCGGCGGCGAGGTTCGTGTCGCTTGCACTGGCGAGGGCGTTTGGTTCGTCGAGGCCAAGACGGACTGCAGCTTGGAGGACGTGAAGTACCTCGGACCCCCGCTCGTGATCCCTGAGGACGCGCTTCTGCCCATGCCCAGCCCCGAACTGAACCCCCTCGACGTCCCTCTCATGATGCAG GTGACAGAGTTCGCGGGCGGCGGATTCGTGGTCGGCCTCATCTTCGGCCACGCCATCGCCGACGGCATCGGCTTGGCACAGTTCCTCAACGCCGTCGCCGAGATCGCCCGCGGCCTGCCGAATCCCACCGTGGAGCCTGCATGGTCCCGGGAGGTCATACCCAACCCACCTAAGCTGCCTACCGGTGGCCCGCCCGTGTTCCCCTCCTTCAAGCTGCTCGACGCCACCGTCGACCTGTCCGCTGACCATATAAATCACGTCAAGGCCCGGCACTTGGAGCTCACTGGCCAGCGCTGCTCCACCTTCGACGTCACCATCTCCAACCTGTGGCAGTCCCGAACGCGCGCCATCAACCTGGACCCCGGCGTCGACGTGCACGTGTGCTTCGTCGCCAACACCCGCCACCTGTTGCGCCAGGTCCTGCCCCCCGAGGGAAGCTATTACGGCAACTGCATCTACCCGATGACTGTCACCGCCTCAAGCGGCAGGATCGCTTCGGCCGAGCTCATCGACGTCATCAGCATCATCAGGGACGCCAAGGCGAGGCTGCCGGACGAGTTCGCCAAGTGGTTCGCCGGGGACTTCAAAGACGACCCCTACGAGTTCAGCTTCACGTACAGCTCGCTCTTCGTGACGGACTGGACCCGGCTGGGCCTCCTCGACGTAGACTACGGCTGGGGCAAGCCCCTCCACGTTATACCGTTCGCGTACTTGGATATCATGGCGATCGGCATCATCGGGGCGCCGCCAGCGCCGCAAAAGGGGACTCGGGTGATGACGCATTGCGTCGAGAAGGAGCACATGCAGGCGTTCCTGGAAGAGATGAAGGGCTTCGCCTGA
- the LOC135628333 gene encoding uncharacterized protein LOC135628333 isoform X2, translating to MAIIVARMASLGQAAYGEAAATVEQTIGSIRTVASFTGERRAVKKYDKSLVNAYIAKRNKSRHSHAFHVRWVFIVNMARSRVDIAKRLQWWQGRQCDICNPHWLLETQPSQLNC from the exons ATGGCCATTATTGTGGCCAGGATGGCATCATTGGGACAAGCAGCTTATGGAGAAGCTGCAGCGACCGTCGAGCAGACAATTGGGTCAATTAGGACA GTTGCATCTTTTACCGGGGAAAGGCGAGCAGTAAAGAAATATGATAAGTCTTTGGTAAATGCATACATTGCTAAAAGGAATAAGTCTCGGCACAGTCATGCTTTTCATGTTCGCTGGGTATTCATTGTGAATATGGCACGGAGCAGAGTTGATATTGCTAAAAGGTTACAATGGTGGCAAGGTCGTCAATGTGATATTTGCAATCCTCACTGGCTCCTT GAAACACAACCAAGTCAACTGAACTGTTGA
- the LOC103974650 gene encoding acyl transferase 4-like: MSFAVTRTSQSFIAPCEATPRGSLGLSVIDRVPGLRHMVRSLHVFRHGREPARVIGEALSKALVKYYPFAGRFVEDPDGGGEVRVACTGEGVWFVEAKTDCSLEDVKYLDLPLMIPEDALLPKPSPELNPLDLPLMMQVTEFGGGGFVVGLMSVHTIADGLGAAQFINAVAEIARGLPNPTVEPAWSREVIPNPPKLPTGGPPVFPSFKLLHATVDLSPDHINHVKSRHLELTGQRCSTFDVAIANLWQSRTRAIDLDPGVDVRVCFFANTRHLLLQVLPPEGGYYGNCFYPVTATASSGKVASAELIDVINIIRDAKARLPDEFAKWAAGDFKDDPYELSFTYDSLFVSDWTRLGFLDVDYGWGKPLHVIPFAYLDIMAVGIIGAPPAPQKGTRVMTQCVEKEHMQAFLEEMKDLA, translated from the exons ATGAGCTTCGCTGTGACCAGAACAAGCCAGTCCTTCATCGCTCCATGCGAGGCGACGCCGAGAGGCTCGCTCGGCCTCTCCGTCATCGACCGGGTGCCCGGCCTCAGGCATATGGTGCGGTCGCTCCACGTGTTCAGGCACGGCCGGGAGCCGGCCAGGGTCATCGGGGAAGCACTGTCGAAGGCGCTGGTGAAGTACTACCCCTTTGCCGGGCGGTTCGTGGAAGATCCCGACGGCGGCGGCGAGGTTCGTGTCGCTTGCACTGGCGAGGGCGTTTGGTTCGTCGAGGCCAAGACGGACTGCAGCTTGGAGGACGTGAAGTACCTCGACCTCCCGCTCATGATCCCTGAGGACGCGCTCCTGCCCAAGCCCAGCCCGGAACTGAACCCCCTCGACCTCCCTCTCATGATGCAG GTGACAGAGTTCGGGGGCGGTGGATTTGTGGTCGGCCTCATGTCCGTCCACACCATCGCCGACGGCCTCGGCGCCGCCCAGTTCATCAACGCCGTCGCCGAGATCGCCCGCGGCCTGCCGAATCCCACCGTGGAGCCTGCATGGTCCCGGGAGGTCATACCCAACCCACCTAAGCTGCCCACCGGTGGCCCGCCCGTGTTCCCTTCCTTCAAGCTGCTCCACGCCACCGTCGATCTATCCCCTGACCACATCAATCACGTGAAGTCCCGGCACCTGGAGCTCACTGGCCAGCGCTGCTCCACCTTCGACGTCGCAATCGCCAACCTGTGGCAGTCCCGCACGCGCGCCATCGACCTGGACCCCGGCGTCGACGTGCGCGTGTGCTTCTTCGCCAACACCCGCCACCTGTTGCTCCAGGTCCTGCCCCCCGAGGGTGGCTACTACGGCAACTGCTTCTACCCGGTGACTGCCACCGCCTCAAGCGGCAAGGTCGCCTCGGCCGAGCTCATCGACGTCATCAACATCATCAGGGACGCGAAGGCGAGGCTGCCGGACGAGTTCGCCAAGTGGGCCGCCGGGGACTTCAAAGACGACCCCTACGAGCTCAGCTTCACGTACGACTCGCTGTTCGTGTCGGACTGGACCCGGCTGGGCTTCCTCGACGTAGACTACGGCTGGGGCAAGCCCCTCCACGTTATACCGTTCGCGTACTTGGATATCATGGCGGTCGGCATCATCGGGGCACCGCCGGCGCCGCAAAAGGGGACACGGGTGATGACGCAGTGCGTCGAGAAGGAGCACATGCAGGCGTTCCTGGAAGAGATGAAGGACTTAGCCTGA
- the LOC135628333 gene encoding uncharacterized protein LOC135628333 isoform X1, translated as MAIIVARMASLGQAAYGEAAATVEQTIGSIRTVASFTGERRAVKKYDKSLVNAYIAKRNKSRHSHAFHVRWVFIVNMARSRVDIAKRLQWWQGRQCDICNPHWLLLIRPNSTMHESIGSRTSCCI; from the exons ATGGCCATTATTGTGGCCAGGATGGCATCATTGGGACAAGCAGCTTATGGAGAAGCTGCAGCGACCGTCGAGCAGACAATTGGGTCAATTAGGACA GTTGCATCTTTTACCGGGGAAAGGCGAGCAGTAAAGAAATATGATAAGTCTTTGGTAAATGCATACATTGCTAAAAGGAATAAGTCTCGGCACAGTCATGCTTTTCATGTTCGCTGGGTATTCATTGTGAATATGGCACGGAGCAGAGTTGATATTGCTAAAAGGTTACAATGGTGGCAAGGTCGTCAATGTGATATTTGCAATCCTCACTGGCTCCTT CTCATTAGGCCAAATAGCACCATGCATGAAAGCATTGGCAGCAGGACAAGCTGCTGCATCTAA
- the LOC103997897 gene encoding acyl transferase 4: protein MSFAVTRTSRSFVAPCEETPRGSLGLSFIDREPVFRYVVRSLHVFRHGREPARVIREALSKALVKYYPFAGRFADDPDGGGEVRVACTGEGVWFVEAKTDCSLEDVKHLGPPLVIPEDALLPMPSPELKPLDVPLMMQVTEFAGGGFVVGLIFVHTIADGIGLAQFLNAVAEIACGLPNPTVEPAWSREVIPNPPKLPPGGPPVFSSFKLLDTTADLSADHINHVKAQHLEITGQRCSTFDVAVSNLWQSRTRAINLDPGVDVHVCFFANTRHRLRQVLPPEGGYYGNCIYPITATASSGRIASAELIDVISIIRDAKARLPDEFAKWAAGDFKDDPYELSFTYSSLFVTYWTRLGLLDVDYGWGKPLHVIPFAYLDIMAIGIIGAPPAPQKGTRVMTHCVEKEHMQAFLEEMKGFA from the exons ATGAGCTTTGCTGTGACCAGAACAAGCCGGTCCTTCGTCGCTCCATGCGAGGAGACGCCGAGGGGCTCTCTCGGCCTCTCCTTTATCGACCGGGAGCCCGTCTTCAGGTATGTGGTGCGGTCGCTCCACGTGTTCAGGCACGGCCGGGAGCCGGCCAGGGTCATCAGGGAAGCACTGTCGAAGGCGCTGGTGAAGTACTACCCCTTCGCGGGGAGGTTCGCGGACGATCCCGACGGCGGCGGCGAGGTTCGTGTCGCTTGCACTGGCGAGGGCGTTTGGTTCGTCGAGGCCAAGACGGACTGCAGCTTGGAGGACGTGAAGCACCTCGGACCCCCGCTCGTGATCCCTGAGGACGCGCTCCTGCCCATGCCCAGCCCCGAACTGAAACCCCTCGACGTCCCTCTCATGATGCAG GTGACAGAGTTCGCGGGCGGCGGATTCGTGGTCGGCCTCATCTTCGTCCACACCATCGCCGACGGCATCGGCTTGGCACAGTTCCTCAACGCCGTCGCCGAGATCGCCTGCGGCCTGCCGAATCCCACCGTGGAGCCTGCATGGTCCCGGGAGGTCATACCCAACCCACCTAAGCTGCCTCCCGGTGGCCCGCCCGTGTTCTCCTCCTTCAAGCTGCTCGACACCACCGCCGACCTGTCCGCTGACCATATAAATCACGTCAAGGCCCAGCACTTGGAGATCACTGGCCAGCGCTGCTCCACCTTCGACGTCGCCGTCTCCAACCTGTGGCAGTCCCGAACGCGCGCCATCAACCTGGACCCCGGCGTCGACGTGCACGTGTGCTTCTTCGCCAACACCCGCCACCGGTTGCGCCAGGTCCTGCCCCCCGAGGGTGGCTATTACGGCAACTGCATCTACCCAATTACTGCCACCGCCTCAAGCGGCAGGATCGCTTCGGCCGAGCTCATCGACGTCATCAGCATCATCAGGGACGCCAAGGCGAGGCTGCCGGACGAGTTCGCCAAGTGGGCCGCCGGGGACTTCAAAGACGACCCCTACGAGCTCAGCTTCACGTACAGCTCGCTGTTCGTGACGTACTGGACCCGGCTGGGCCTCCTCGACGTAGACTACGGCTGGGGCAAGCCCCTCCACGTTATACCGTTCGCGTACTTGGATATCATGGCGATCGGCATCATCGGGGCGCCGCCGGCGCCGCAAAAGGGGACTCGGGTGATGACGCATTGCGTCGAGAAGGAGCACATGCAGGCGTTCCTGGAAGAGATGAAGGGCTTCGCCTGA